One Tenrec ecaudatus isolate mTenEca1 chromosome 12, mTenEca1.hap1, whole genome shotgun sequence DNA segment encodes these proteins:
- the TLCD3B gene encoding ceramide synthase, translating into MLTPMVAGGVAFPGLFLLSKNTLQRLPQLRWEEADAVIVSARLVSSVQAIMASTAGYIVSTSCKHIIDDQHWLSSTYTQFAVPYFIYDIYAMFLCHWHKHQVKGHGGDDAGAGLPGSTWAVARSYLQKEFLMVLHHAAMVLVCFPLSVVWRQGKGDFFLGCLLMAEVSTPFVCLGKILIQYKQQHTLLHKVNGALMLLSFLCCRVLLFPYLYWEYGRHAGLPLLAVPRALPAHVNLGAALLLAPQLYWFFLICRGACRLFRPRGSPPPSPCPAQD; encoded by the exons ATGTTGACCCCAATGGTGGCAGGGGGGGTGGCGTTCCCCGGACTCTTCCTCCTCTCGAAGAACACGCTCCAGCGGCTGCCCCAGCTGCGCTGGGAGGAGGCCGACGCGGTCATTGTCTCCGCCAG gCTAGTGTCCTCAGTCCAAGCCATCATGGCCTCCACAGCCGGCTACATTGTCTCCACCTCCTGTAAGCACATCATCGATGACCA acaTTGGCTCTCCTCCACCTACACACAGTTTGCTGTGCCCTACTTCATCTATGACATCTATGCCATGTTTCTCTGCCACTGGCACAAGCATCAAGTCAAGGGGCACGGCGGGGACGACGCGGGGGCTGGCCTTCCGGGCAGCACCTGGGCCGTGGCACGCAGCTACCTGCAGAAAGAGTTCCTGATGGTGCTGCACCATGCCGCCATGGTGCTCGTCTGCTTCCCGCTCTCCGTG GTGTGGCGCCAGGGCAAGGGGGACTTCTTTCTTGGCTGCTTGCTCATGGCAGAAGTCAGCACCCCCTTCGTCTGCCTTGGCAAGATCCTCATCCAG TACAAGCAGCAGCATACGCTGCTGCACAAGGTGAACGGCGCCCTGATGCTGCTCAGCTTCCTGTGCTGCCGCGTGCTGCTCTTCCCCTACCTGTACTGGGAGTACGGGCGCCACGCCGGCCTGCCCCTGCTCGCCGTGCCGCGCGCGCTCCCGGCGCACGTCAACCTGGGCGCCGCGCTGCTGCTCGCCCCCCAGCTCTACTGGTTCTTCCTCATCTGCCGGGGGGCCTGCCGCCTCTTCCGGCCCCGGGGCTCCCCGCCCCCGTCCCCCTGCCCAGCCCAGGACTGA